One genomic region from Pseudoduganella dura encodes:
- a CDS encoding glycoside hydrolase family 88/105 protein, whose amino-acid sequence MKKTLFKMKAGRLLIGTLIACTSLSAMAQEAPPPQEKGPAAADAMLHALEVKYPNPYRAMEAAEVKSVLDRVFAYLDATTPAELINKTSHAPIAKLDKADPEAVLKPGDFRLTSYEWGVTYAGMLAAGAATGDKRYTEYTTKRHQLLADLTRLYLPGVKADPVNSQAPIKSFLNPHALDDAGALCMSFLQAKNAGSKVDYTQLVDICGKFVTEKEYRLPDGTLARGGPDGKGGNKQRPLTNTLWLDDMFMGVPTIALMGKHTGNAKYYDDAVKQVLQFSKRMFNPQLGIYMHGYVEGLRDHPELHWARANGWAIMAMVEVLEVLPKNHKGYKAVEAQLRAHAKGLASYQHKDGLWHQLIDRNDSYLETSATAIYTYAIARAVNRGYLDKESYGPMANLAWNAVAGKVNAKGEIEGICVGTGMAFDPAFYYYRPTSTRAAHGYGPLLLAGAEIIEMNKKFKYGLNDSGFMYQGQR is encoded by the coding sequence GTGAAGAAGACCCTGTTCAAAATGAAGGCCGGCCGGCTGTTGATCGGCACCCTGATCGCCTGCACCTCCCTGTCCGCCATGGCGCAGGAAGCCCCGCCCCCGCAGGAAAAAGGCCCGGCCGCGGCCGATGCGATGCTGCACGCGCTCGAAGTCAAGTACCCGAACCCGTACCGCGCGATGGAAGCGGCCGAGGTGAAGTCGGTGCTGGACCGCGTGTTCGCCTACCTCGACGCCACCACGCCCGCCGAGTTGATCAACAAGACGTCGCACGCCCCCATCGCGAAGCTGGACAAGGCCGATCCGGAAGCGGTGCTGAAACCCGGCGACTTCCGCCTGACCAGCTATGAATGGGGCGTCACGTATGCCGGCATGCTGGCCGCCGGCGCCGCCACCGGCGACAAGCGCTATACGGAGTACACGACCAAGCGCCACCAGCTGCTGGCCGATCTCACGCGCCTGTACCTGCCGGGCGTGAAGGCCGATCCGGTCAACTCGCAGGCGCCGATCAAGAGCTTCCTGAATCCGCACGCGCTGGACGATGCCGGCGCGCTGTGCATGAGCTTCCTGCAGGCGAAGAACGCCGGCTCGAAGGTGGACTACACCCAGCTGGTGGACATCTGCGGCAAGTTCGTCACCGAGAAGGAATACCGGCTGCCGGACGGCACGCTGGCGCGCGGCGGCCCGGATGGCAAGGGCGGCAACAAGCAGCGCCCGCTGACCAACACGCTGTGGCTGGACGACATGTTCATGGGCGTGCCGACCATCGCGCTGATGGGCAAGCACACCGGCAACGCCAAATACTATGACGACGCCGTGAAGCAGGTGCTGCAGTTCTCGAAGCGCATGTTCAACCCGCAGCTGGGCATCTACATGCACGGCTACGTGGAAGGCCTGCGCGACCACCCGGAACTGCACTGGGCACGCGCCAACGGCTGGGCCATCATGGCGATGGTCGAGGTGCTCGAAGTGCTGCCGAAGAACCACAAGGGCTACAAGGCCGTGGAAGCGCAGCTGCGTGCCCATGCGAAGGGCCTGGCGAGTTACCAGCACAAGGACGGCCTGTGGCACCAGCTGATCGACCGTAACGACTCGTACCTGGAAACGTCGGCTACCGCGATCTACACGTATGCGATCGCGCGCGCCGTCAACCGCGGCTACCTGGACAAGGAATCGTACGGCCCGATGGCCAACCTGGCGTGGAACGCGGTGGCCGGCAAGGTCAACGCGAAGGGCGAGATCGAAGGTATCTGCGTGGGCACCGGCATGGCGTTCGACCCGGCGTTCTACTACTACCGCCCGACCAGCACCCGCGCCGCGCACGGCTACGGCCCGCTGCTGCTGGCCGGCGCCGAGATCATCGAGATGAACAAAAAGTTCAAGTACGGCCTGAACGACAGCGGCTTCATGTACCAGGGCCAGCGTTAA
- a CDS encoding rhamnogalacturonan lyase has protein sequence MKTTMTRCAAAVALAMAATACGTSGTSGTQATATVAAPGQAATIATAMVPAKTAMQLEKLDRGAVAVRGKDGVLVSWRALATDAPGLAFNVYRDGRKLNAAPIATSTNFTDTTGGTGNYDVREVANGVEGMASRALAIDGFLTIPLQRPPGGTTADGKEYTYNANDASVGDLDGDGQYEIVLKWDPSASQDNCCAGFTGNVLLDAYRLDGKLLWRVNLGPNIRAGAHYTQFQVADYDGDGKAEVIVKTADGTRDGAGKVIGDAAANWVSGSGEIEQGDRTGSRRTEDGKLMAGLVGRILKGPEFLSVFEGATGRVLDTIPYPSRRGENGDSPSADELKARWGDGYANRSDRHLAGTAWLDGRHPSAIFARGYYARTTIAAVDFSGGKLKQRWYFDSEASGVPKGYSGQGNHQLGVADLDGDGRHEILYGAMALDEDGKPLWTTGMGHGDAMHVSDLDPIRPGLEKWGVHENMTMSKNVGAAMLDARTGQVLWSTPATKDTGRGVAGDIDPRFPGAEAWSAASPNLYDARGNVIAPTHPRQVNFMVWWDGDLQRELLDGTKVSKWDWRTSQSNVVLDAEGTASNNGTKANPALSADLFGDWREEIIWRAADNNSLRIYSTPIPTTHKLTTLMHDPQYRAAIAWQNTAYNQPPWPSYYIGEGMPK, from the coding sequence ATGAAAACAACGATGACACGCTGCGCGGCAGCCGTGGCGCTGGCGATGGCGGCGACCGCATGCGGCACCTCTGGCACCTCCGGCACGCAGGCCACGGCCACCGTGGCCGCGCCGGGCCAGGCGGCAACGATCGCCACGGCGATGGTGCCGGCGAAGACCGCGATGCAGCTGGAAAAACTGGACCGCGGCGCCGTCGCGGTGCGCGGCAAGGATGGCGTGCTGGTGAGCTGGCGCGCGCTGGCCACCGATGCGCCGGGCCTGGCGTTCAACGTCTACCGGGATGGCAGGAAACTGAACGCGGCGCCGATCGCCACGTCGACCAACTTCACGGACACCACCGGCGGCACGGGCAACTACGACGTGCGCGAAGTGGCCAACGGCGTGGAAGGTATGGCCAGCAGGGCGCTGGCCATCGACGGCTTCCTGACGATTCCGCTGCAGCGCCCTCCCGGCGGCACGACGGCCGACGGCAAGGAATACACGTACAACGCCAACGACGCGTCGGTGGGCGACCTCGATGGCGATGGCCAGTACGAGATCGTGCTGAAATGGGACCCTTCCGCATCGCAGGACAACTGCTGCGCGGGCTTCACCGGCAACGTGCTGCTCGACGCCTACCGGCTCGACGGCAAGCTGCTGTGGCGCGTGAACCTGGGCCCGAACATCCGCGCCGGCGCGCACTACACGCAGTTCCAGGTGGCCGACTACGATGGCGACGGCAAGGCCGAAGTGATCGTCAAGACGGCGGACGGCACGCGCGACGGCGCCGGCAAGGTGATCGGCGACGCGGCGGCCAATTGGGTCAGCGGTAGCGGCGAAATAGAACAGGGCGACCGCACCGGTTCGCGCCGCACGGAAGACGGCAAGCTGATGGCCGGCCTGGTCGGCCGCATCCTGAAGGGTCCGGAATTCCTGAGCGTGTTCGAAGGCGCCACCGGGCGCGTGCTCGACACCATCCCATACCCTTCGCGCCGTGGAGAAAACGGCGACAGTCCTTCCGCCGACGAGCTGAAGGCGCGCTGGGGCGACGGCTACGCCAACCGAAGCGACCGCCACCTGGCCGGCACCGCCTGGCTGGACGGCAGGCATCCGAGCGCCATCTTCGCCCGCGGCTATTACGCGCGCACCACGATCGCCGCCGTCGATTTTTCGGGCGGGAAGCTGAAGCAGCGCTGGTACTTCGATTCCGAAGCGTCCGGGGTGCCGAAGGGCTATTCGGGCCAGGGCAACCACCAGCTAGGCGTGGCCGACCTCGATGGTGACGGCCGGCACGAGATCCTGTACGGCGCAATGGCGCTGGACGAGGACGGCAAGCCGCTGTGGACCACCGGCATGGGCCACGGCGACGCGATGCATGTCTCCGACCTCGACCCCATCCGGCCCGGCCTGGAAAAATGGGGCGTGCACGAGAACATGACGATGTCGAAGAACGTGGGCGCCGCCATGCTCGATGCGCGCACCGGCCAGGTGCTGTGGTCCACGCCCGCGACGAAGGACACGGGCCGCGGCGTGGCCGGGGACATCGATCCCCGCTTCCCCGGCGCCGAGGCCTGGTCGGCCGCCTCGCCGAACCTGTACGACGCGCGCGGCAACGTGATCGCACCCACGCACCCGCGGCAGGTGAACTTCATGGTGTGGTGGGACGGCGACCTGCAGCGCGAACTGCTCGATGGCACGAAGGTGTCGAAGTGGGACTGGCGGACCTCGCAGTCGAACGTCGTGCTCGACGCGGAAGGCACGGCCTCCAACAACGGCACCAAGGCCAATCCCGCGCTGTCGGCGGACCTGTTCGGCGACTGGCGCGAGGAAATCATCTGGCGCGCGGCGGACAACAACAGCCTGCGCATCTACTCGACCCCGATCCCCACCACGCACAAGCTGACCACGCTGATGCACGACCCGCAGTACCGCGCCGCCATCGCGTGGCAGAACACGGCGTACAACCAGCCGCCGTGGCCTTCGTATTACATCGGCGAGGGCATGCCGAAGTAG